Within Chitinivibrionales bacterium, the genomic segment GGTTTATCCGACTCACCGGGACCGGTGATACTCTTTTTACCCGGTCCTGGGGTGGTGGCGAAGACGACGAAGCTCATTCGGTGGTGCAAACCGCCGACAGTGGTTTCATTCTTGCCGGCTACACCGCTTCCTTTGGTGCCGGGGAAAAGGACGCTTATCTGGTGCGCCTTCGTAAAGACGGGGATACCCTCTGGACAAAAACCTTTGGCGACACGCTCGATGACATTGCTCATGAAATAATTGTATCATCCGACGGCGGTTTTGTTTTTACCGGCATGGCCGGCCGGGTAGTTTCTTCGGGGGCAATTTCCTTTGACTACAATTACATTTACCTTGTCAAAGTAAACAGCGCCGGTGATTCGCTGTGGAGTAAAACGATCAAATGCGCGTCCTTCGATGCAGGTCACTCCCTTTGCAAAACGCCGGAAGGCGGATTTATGATCACCGGATATCAGTCGTACGGTATGCAAAATGGCAGCCCCGGCGATTATGCGGATTTGGTTATTGTCAAAACCGACTCTCTGGGTGACACGCTCTGGACCCGGGTGTATAGCGGCCCGACAAATTACCGCTATGATGCCGGTAACTGTATCCGCCCCACTTCAGACAGCGGCTTTATAATCGCGGGCACCACCGAATCCTTTGGTCAAAACTATCCCGATGTATTCTTGCTGAAAACCGATGCCCGGGGCGACACACTTTGGACAAAATCAATCGGCTACACCTGGCCCGATTATGGTCATGCCGTTTTCGAAAGACCAATGGGAGGTTATTACATTGCGGGTTCCAGTATCCACCCCGATGAAAGCGAATTTACAACCAATATTTATCTGATCAAGACCGATGAATGGGGCGATACCCTCTGGAGCCGTCACTTTGGCGAGCTGAATGTCCGGGATGTGGGCATGGATGCAGCCCCAACCGGTAACGGGGGAGTGATTGTCACCGGCGCCTTTGGCGATTTTTCTTTTAGCGGTACCACATACGATGCGGCTCTCGTTTACCTGAATGATACTCCCGTTGCTATACAGACGGAAAAACCGGGGCCTGCAAAAAATTTATTTCCTCACAAAGAAACTATTCATGCCTGGGATCTCCGGGGAAGAAAAATCAATTATTCATCCATAACTTCACCGGGTGTATACATTATTAAGTACCGACAAAAAGCCCGGCGTTCCATGAAGAACATGATGCCCGACGGCCGGTCACGAATAATATATTGAACTTTCGAAAGGCCGAATTATTTGGAAAGGAATTCCATCCCTTTAAATCTCTTCTAAGGAAAATGCTTGATTATATGCTATGCCGAAAGGCTGGCATAGAAAGAGCAAATACCCGCAGGTCGTTACCTGCAACAAACCGTTTAGCCACACCGGGCAATGTGCATTCCACTTTGGCTCGGGACTTCCGGGTCGGACCACCAATAATCCTGTTTCCACTCTAAAATCGCCTATTCTTCCATTTTCTAACCGCTTAACCATCCTCTTACGCTTCGATTTGCCCCTCAAAATCTCCCTTGTAAGCCCTTGAAACTGACGCATTAATCGCTTAAAACCAAAAAATTATTACTTTAAAATCAGGTATTATATCGATCTGGGAATATGTAGCAGAACCCGGTTCAGGACCAAAACAATCGACTTCTGCGACGGATGAAGTTGTTTCAGGGGATATAGTCCGGTATCGTTCACTCTCCCAACGGCTCCTCCCCCGGCCCAAGCTTCCGGTTGCTTACCCGTTTGCCGGCCTTGTATTCCCTGAAAAAGCGGACCCGGCCGTCTTCGGAGTATACTACATATTCCCCCGTGCCCTCTCTCACTTTTCCCGAAAGCTTTCCTTTGGGAGTGAAAAAATCGGCATTCTCCATGGCGCCCTCGGAATACGTTGCCCAGTACCGCGCACTGCCGGAAAGGAAATATTCCCGTATTTCAACAATTTCACCGTTTTCGTATACCGTGCTGTCCTTGCGCGTCCCGTCTTCACGCCAGGTTTGACTCAGACCGTGTTGTTTGCCGTCTTTGGAGTTGCAGATTGCCTTTTTTTTACCATTTTTAAAAAAAGATTTTGCTTCACCATGAGACTTGCCATTTTTCATTCTGCTTAATGTAAGGGTGTCACCTTCATTCGACAAAGTTATGCTAAACCCATCCTGAATAGCCCTAACTTTAAGCTTTCCATCTGGGTAATACGTAAGTGATGTATCTGTGATCGAGCCTTTTTGATAGTGCATAACCGACATGAGTGTTCCGTCTTCATACCATTCGATCTGCTTTCCATGCAGTTCTCCGTTCATGTATCTGTCACATGCGATTGGTTTCCCTTTTTCACTCCATGTTGAGCATGTCACCATGGTATCGGATGAAACGATAGTTGTATCGCATACATATTCTCCACAAACTATACTTTGTAAAATTATTAGTAGCGTAAATATGAACTTAGGCATATCGTATCTCATTCCTTCTAAGGATCGTTCTTACTTCTCGAGAATAACTTGCTTTTGCCTGCTCAAGCCCCTCTACATTTTCTCCAAAACGAAGCACTCTCCTGATCCCCTCCTCAAGCAACTTACCATCGGGATCTTCAGAAACATAACTCACGGTACTCCGCAATATCCACTTCAATTCATGCCTGGACCCGGCGGATTTCAGCACTGTGATTATGGCATCAAAATCATCCGGTTCGACCGATGGTTTTCCTGTTCGTAATGAGCCGAAAAATGTAATGCTACAGGGAGTGTTCAAAACCACTATCTCGTTTGACCCTGCAAGATCAGATGGAATAATATATTCTACTTTGAGAGAGAGAAGGGGGTTCTCGGTTTTATTCCTCCGCCTGAAGAAGCCCTCCTGCGTTGATACTGTTTCTGGAATTAAGCGATCACGATCATTCTTTCCCCGCCACCGCCCCTTTCGACTCAAGATACCGGGCAATTTCAGCGTGTTCATTATATTCAGACATTCCCATTTGACGGGCTTCCTCGGTCCCGTATTGACGGGCAACATCCAGCGCGGTAAAGCCATCATCGGTTTTCGCGTTTATTTCCGCGCCATTCTCGGCACATGCCTTTACTGCATCGAGCCTCCCCGAAGCCGAAGCAACGATAAGCGGTGTGGCGCCATGCATGTTTCGAGCATTCATGTCAAGACCCATGCTGGCGAGAGTGCGGATCATCTGATCTTTCCCGGCCATTGCTGCCAGATGAATGCCGGTGCTGCTATCGATTGAAATCGCATGCTTGTTAGCGCCTTTTTCGACAAGGTATTTGACTATTTTTATTGATTCTGTTTCATTTTCGATTCTGTCCGCTTCAGATTTGAATTTTCGATGCTCTTTATCAATGCCGCGGCAGGCATAGAGGAACGGGGTCATGCCGCGCTCAATAGTTTTATCGACAATATTTACATCAGCACCCTTTTTTACTAATTTCGCCACCCTTTCATAATCTCCGGTCCAAGGTTTATGGCATGCCCAGAGCAATTCTCTCGATAGTCCAGCTTCGCTTTGATGTTGACACATAAAAGCGAAACAACTTATTGCTACAGCCACTACCTTTATCAAAATGTTAAAATCTACATAATTAATTGCCTTAATCCGGCATCCATCTGTCACTGAAGGACTGCTTTCCGGCTTCCGCCGGAATGACGGAAACCATATGCATTCAATTTTGTAGCTCTCAATAGTCATTTTTATTAGCTCCAAGGTTATTGATAGTGATACTTAATTTTCAGGTCATCAAATTCTTTTTGCTGCTTAAAATCTAATAGATTTGAAATGTCGACTTTCTCTCTTCCATTTTTAGAATCACCCATTTTCAAACCTTGGACAATTTTTTCAAATTCCATATCATGCCTGCAACTCTTCAACACCGTAATTACCGCATCTTCCTTATCCTCTTCGGAAAATCCGCCCAATCCGGCGCCGCCATGGCGCATTTCGTAGATCAGGTTCTGTTTCATCTGCCAGGTCGCATAATGCCACCGGTTATTGGCCTGGGATTCCTTGACAGCCCTGATCGCATTCTCCTTTTCGGCATCTTCGGTATTGACTCTCTTTAAATAATTATAGGTTGAGCGAAGTATCAAAAAATTGGAGTTGAATTGCTTGAATCCGGAATAGCCGGGAATAAACTTATCAAAGGTGTCATCGACCTCTTTTAATTTCCCAAGGCCTTTCACCATAGCCTCACGCGTATTATCCATGATTTCATCAAGACTTTCACTTCCTTCTTCCCACGCCTTCAGCAAGGTATTTCCTGCCAGAAAGCAGTTTGCCATGAGACCCTGAAACAAATCATATACATTATCTTGCAAAACATCACTGATATTCTTCCAGTTAAATGCATTAACCACAGTCCAGATAAATTTTGCACTATTGGCGACACTCACGTTTCCTTTGATATCGGTTCCCGCCCCGATTTTAAAGGCTGCACCAATCTGAGAATGATATCTGACTCTTCCATTAAAATAGCCAACCTTAAAACCCGCCGATATCCCCGCTCCTATTGCAGCCCAGGTGCCGAACGATGCGTCACCAAGCTCCTGCCAGTCCCCATCCTCCGGTTTCATATTATTTGCAGTATCATAATCATCAATAAGTCTCATTAAGAGTGATAATTTAGCATCGGCGTCAACCTTTGCGCCGGCAAAGAAGTCAACTCCGGCTTGTAGTCCCGCAGAAACAGACTCCTCACTGTCCGAAGGCTTATTCGCTTCAGGACTCTTGGGATCAAGCACCACACCGAGTTCAGCTTGAATCGACGCACACACGCCTACGAATGCAGAACCGGTAAACGCGATCTGAAACATTAAAAATGCACTACCACAATCATCATCAACGAACCCTGGATCCTTTGTCCGGAGAAAATCTATCAGGTCGAATCCGGATTCATTGGGCAAATTAACCTTGATTTCTCCCTGGGCCTGTGTCAGTGATGCACTTCCTTCAATTTTTGCGCCGGCCTTTATGCTTTTTTCATCACCCCATTTAATCGATGCCCCAAGGGCACCTTCATAGGAATACCGCAAGAACTGAGCACCAATGCCACCATCAAGAATCGTGTTGGATTCCCAGAAATCTTTCTTGAAATTCTCATTAAATTCTTTGCACCATTGCGACTCACCTTCACCAGGAGGAAAAAGCTTCTTTTCGAATAACTTGATCTCGAGTTCCTTGTGCGATCGATTGTTTTCTTTGCGATTTCCCTTTTCCTCTCCAAGCTCGCTGCGGAGCTTTCTGCCAACAGTTTTCCTGTCGAACCAGCGGTACCGTTTGGGAACGTTTTTGTTCCGTACCCGGATCATGCGTTTACCAGTCACCCACCAGTACTCCTGAATATTCCCTGCTTTCAGCTTATGCCCCATTGGCGATACATTTCCTTTTTGTTCCCGCTCATTGAGATATTTTCTCTTTTCTTCATCGATTTTTGAATCCAGTGAGGCGACAATATCATCAACCTTCTGTTCATCCCTTTCTTCGCAGATAACTCTCATCCAGTACATTACCGCATGAATGGTTGCCGCCCGCTTTTTGTCACTCATGTTTTCTTCCGATACAAAAGCTTTCATCCACGGAAGAAAGGCATCGAATATCTCGATCTCCCGTCGCATCGCTTTCATATCACCGGGAGAAATTATACCCAGTTCATCAGTCGACGTATTAAGGAATATCTCCCCATCCAGCACCGGCTCAAAACCATCTTTGTCAAGGGGCTTTTTCTCAACAACACTTTCATCAAAAACCGGGCACTCCTCTTTGGGGATAACTGTTGCCGTATCTGAGTGGGCCACCAGCACTGGCGCCTGCTCCGTATCCCAGAATGCGATTTCAACCCGGCGGTTCTCACGGGATGCGTAATTGTCCTTTCCGTCACCATCAAGGGGGAAAGACTCGCCGCAGGGATACACTCCCGAACCATCATTACCCCATGAGAGCTGCGGCAGTGTCCTTTTATCATCATCTTTACGATATGACTCTTCAATAAGAGAGCGCAAAACAGTAAACAGAGCCTCCCAGGTCTGTGGTCCCATCGCGCCGTCTACGCTGATCGATTTGCCGAAGCGCTCATTGAATTCTGCCTGAAATGATTTCACCCCTGCCTGCGTTTTCGGGCCGTCAGCATTGTCAACAGCCCCCGGGTCACAAGACCACCCAAAAGAATCGGTCAAGGACTTGAGACACAACTGATAATCCTGTACCTGATTTTTGTCACCAACAGCCTCCTTCCATAATGCAGCATCGTTCCCCAGAAGTGCCTTGACCGTTTGGGCACGCGCTTGCGATAATTCGTAATTGTACTGTTCCCTCCCCTCAGTATCGGTATGACCAAAAACAACGATCTCTTTCGATGGATTAGCCGCTGCGAAATTCAACGCGGCAACAACCGCACCGATAACCGTTGCATTTTCATCCAGGCACGGGACCGCACTGTCGCTGTTGAAAAGCACATCGGGAATTTCGACAAAATCCACATGTACCTTATCAACATGGGGCATCTCAAGGAGCGGACTTTCGAGCTCTTTGACCCCCTTGCTGTGTTCGGCGCGGAACAGGTAATGACATTTGGCTGATGGATCCTCGCACCAGGCGTCATAATATTTTTCGCCATAGTAGAGCGTTACCTCAACTTCGCCTTCACCGTTATCATCGAGGAACAACTCAGGGAACTGCTTCAGGTCTTCATCCTCGCCTTCATGACGGACAAATATTTTGAGTTTCACCCGTTTACGGGCGGTATCCTTGAGGAATTCGGCCTTTACAAAAGCCTTGCAGGCCTCGTTGAACCGGTAGCCGTTGGGCCCCGGACGCCAGGCGCCCTCGACCAGCCGCACCTCAGTCGTGTCTTCCTTTGCCACGGTCGTGATTATTTCGACTTCTTTTGCCTCAACACGTTCTTCTTTTTTACCCGCGCCAAAGCCAAAACCGGGCTCATTGATATCGTGCCATTCTTTCGGCATAAGTATCTCTCTGTTTGACAAATAATGATTTAAGCGTAGCTGCTCAGGTCCCTGTGGACGATTCCCGGCGTCAATCCGGTAAAAGCCGGAATCCTGTCGAATTCTTGCCGGAAACAAGATGGATTCCGGCTTTCGCCGGAATGACGAACCCGACCCACCTGAGTAGTTACATGAAAATACCAATTGTTACCGCGAGATGTCTGTGACCGTGATCACATTTGGGACAATCGATGAAAATTTCCGGCGCACGTTTCTCACACCAGCCGCAAAAACCGCGACCCCTCATACTTCTTTCTCCGCCCATGCTCGTATTTCTGCGCGCAGGAGAGCAGATACAGGATTTTCTCGGCACGGGTGACTCCCACATAAAAGAGCCTGGTCTCTTCATCGATATCACACTCTATTGGCGGCGGTTTTTTGCGCAGGATATAACGGCGGAAGACATCGTTCCAGTTACGGATCCTCTGTGATTTACGCAGTCGGTAATTGGGGAAAACCCCTTCTTCGAGGTCGCATAAAAATACCACGGGAAATTCGAGCCCCTTGGCGCCGTGAATTGTGGAGAATACCGGAAAGTTTTCTTCTTCAATGCCCGAAGTTTCAAACTGCTCCCGTGTCCATTCGAGGGTCTGGTTGACCCGGAAAAGCAAGGCCGTCTTACAGGGAGGTATAGTATGCCGTTTCTGGACCTCCGACAATTGACTTTGTATCCAGATCACCATATCTTCCTGGGTGTTGAAATGGCTTTTTGACGGTTTAGGATAGCGCCTGGCCTCTCCTAAAGAGTACATACCCGAGTGAAGCACTTTTCGGAGCTCCTTTGGCTTGGAGCGGAAAATTCTGTTTGCCGTATGCAACACGGCGGGCACGCTCCGGTAATTGGTCTCGAGCTTGTAAATTTTCGCTCCCGGGAAATGGGTTGTAAAATTCATGATCGGCCCGATATCCGCGCCCCGGAATCCGTAAATCGCCTGATCGTCATCACCCACGGCAAAGAGTGAACTGTTCGGTGCACAAATTTTTTTGAGCAGGTGTATCTGCAGGGGATTGGTATCCTGGAATTCATCAACCAGTATGGCGGTGTATTTTCGCTGATAATGGCGCGCAATATCCTTATGGTCCCCGAAGAGTTTCAGTGTCATTCCTATCATGTCCGCAAACTCCCACCGGTTCTCCCGGAACTTGGTCTGCTTCAACCGGTTATCGATTGTGGTAAGAAGGTTTCTTTTCTGAATCGCAAGACCTGCAAGCTTATCCGCAAAGACATGGAGTGTGGAGAGGAGGGAATCCAGTTTCAGGAGGTCTAGCCCGAGGGCGAGACGTTCCTGTTTTGAACTGCACCGGGCGAGCATTTCGAGTCGTTCCTTTTCCGGAAGCAGCGAGGGTTCTTTGCTGTATCCCAGGCGCTCGAAATTTCTTTGATTGGCCACTTTATCTTTGAGCACGCCGAGGCCGAAGCCGTGAAAGGTGGTGATACGGGGCATATTTTGCGAAGGATCGATACCGTCGAGAATCTCTATCCGCTCGGCCATTTCCTTTGCAGCTTTACGGGTGAATGTGAGCGCCAGGATCGCCTGTTGCGGGCAGCGGGAATGGGCGAGAAAAGCGATTCGCCGGGTCAACACCGCGGTTTTGCCGCATCCGGCGCCGGCCAGCACCAGGACCGGTCCCCGATGTCTGGTGGTTACTGACGACAGCTGTTCATCATTGAGTTGACGGGTAAGTGATTGAATTACGGCATCGTGGCTCATTCATAATAAAATAGTTTGCCGTCAACCGACGTTGTATTACTTCCGGCTGCTTACGGAATCGTAGGTGTCCATTGGTAAAACCGGTATCCTCCCTCTGTGCATTCGTAATCTTTTTCGGCAATTTTGCCTTTGTCTGAGACGGCGACGGCATCTTTTCTTTTCAAATGGTGTTGTTTATTAAAAGTAAGCCTGTTGACAAAACCACCATTTTCATCGAAAACAACAACCTCTGCCCGACCTTCCAGGTCTACCCGGACAAATACCTGCCGGTTATCGACGACATTGAGGACCCGGGCACAAAGGAGCCGGTCGGCGGCGCCGTAATCAAAGGAGCACATCACGCCACGCCGGTTGGAAAGGGAAATGCTATAGGGGGCCCAGCAGGTAGATTCCTCTGAAAGAGAATCCTGCATGGCGGCGACAGGGGGTGGAAGGTGAGATCGTGATTTAGAAATCTTTTTGGTAATATTGCGGTAGACCGGACGGTGCAGCCGGACTATATGTTTTTTCGTGGTAAGATCCCGGATTTTAGCTTTTTGCTTCTCCCCGTCTTCATTCATAATCCATACCACAGGAACCGCGGCGCCGCTTCGAACACTCGAATTATGGTCTAATATCATCGCTTCATAGGAGACGCGCTGTTCATCCCGGAGCTTCTGTTCAAGCATTGGCCCTGAAGGTTGCGGAGCATAGTAGAAATAAGACCGCTTCCTCACCACGATTTCCCTGTTTTGATAATCCAGAATACCGTAAAAAAGTGTCCCCAGACTGTCGACCCAGGGAGGAAATCCCCACTGAGCGGTCCGTTCAAAGGTATACTCCCGGGTTCCCCGCTTTTCCAGCACGGTTTCTCTGATCGTTTGTTTAAGAAGCGTATCCAGCCGGAGAATATTCCCGGCTTCATCACACAAAAGCACCTGCTGATAATATTCCGAACGTTCGGAACCGGTTGATGCCTTGAGGCCGTAATAGTACCGCTCTCCTTCCCGCTGCACCACCGACAGCGGTTCTATAAGAAATTTTTTTATTCGAAGACCTTCCCTGACCTTGACGCCAGGAAAAAAGGAGCCAAACCGTTCTTTCTGCTCCATGATAGTCGGCGAAGTAAAACTGTATCGTTTTTCCAGCGACCACCATCGTGTTTCTGTCTGAAGATCGAATCCGACAAGCCCCGGTTTGCTGTAGGTTCGCTCCACCATTTCACTGGTAAGTGTATTATAAGCTATATTGAGTATCTGTGTTGCGGATGGATCGCCATACTGCTTTGCTTCATCCCCGCCAATTTTTCTCATTCGTTTTTTTGTAATTTTATTTCCATATATCTCATTGGGGGTTTTATTTTTATAATACAATATTGTAGATCTGTCGGTGGGATAAGCGAGTGAAAGCCGGTTGGGATTACCGGGCTTGAGACGCCTGTTCTGTTGATGGAGCGAATGCGAATGCAGCAGTGTGCCTTTTTGATCGTAGAGCGCATAGCCGAAACGGGAATAAAAAAGAAGGTTATTGTTTTCGACTAACACCGGTCCCGAAAGCAGATCGACCAAGGCGATATCACGGGAACAATAATACAGATTATCGGGCTTGTCGTTAAGCCTGACAGTGAATAAAAGCGTATCTTCCCCGTGATGATCTGAAAAGCAAAGGGCCCCTTTGATAGTGAGGAAACTGATGAGGAACAGCAAGTATGGCTTCACGGCATGCCCTTCTTGAGGGGAAAAGAAAATATCCGATACCGCCCCCCGGCGGAAAATATTCATATATTTATAGACATTAAG encodes:
- a CDS encoding OmpA family protein — translated: MPKEWHDINEPGFGFGAGKKEERVEAKEVEIITTVAKEDTTEVRLVEGAWRPGPNGYRFNEACKAFVKAEFLKDTARKRVKLKIFVRHEGEDEDLKQFPELFLDDNGEGEVEVTLYYGEKYYDAWCEDPSAKCHYLFRAEHSKGVKELESPLLEMPHVDKVHVDFVEIPDVLFNSDSAVPCLDENATVIGAVVAALNFAAANPSKEIVVFGHTDTEGREQYNYELSQARAQTVKALLGNDAALWKEAVGDKNQVQDYQLCLKSLTDSFGWSCDPGAVDNADGPKTQAGVKSFQAEFNERFGKSISVDGAMGPQTWEALFTVLRSLIEESYRKDDDKRTLPQLSWGNDGSGVYPCGESFPLDGDGKDNYASRENRRVEIAFWDTEQAPVLVAHSDTATVIPKEECPVFDESVVEKKPLDKDGFEPVLDGEIFLNTSTDELGIISPGDMKAMRREIEIFDAFLPWMKAFVSEENMSDKKRAATIHAVMYWMRVICEERDEQKVDDIVASLDSKIDEEKRKYLNEREQKGNVSPMGHKLKAGNIQEYWWVTGKRMIRVRNKNVPKRYRWFDRKTVGRKLRSELGEEKGNRKENNRSHKELEIKLFEKKLFPPGEGESQWCKEFNENFKKDFWESNTILDGGIGAQFLRYSYEGALGASIKWGDEKSIKAGAKIEGSASLTQAQGEIKVNLPNESGFDLIDFLRTKDPGFVDDDCGSAFLMFQIAFTGSAFVGVCASIQAELGVVLDPKSPEANKPSDSEESVSAGLQAGVDFFAGAKVDADAKLSLLMRLIDDYDTANNMKPEDGDWQELGDASFGTWAAIGAGISAGFKVGYFNGRVRYHSQIGAAFKIGAGTDIKGNVSVANSAKFIWTVVNAFNWKNISDVLQDNVYDLFQGLMANCFLAGNTLLKAWEEGSESLDEIMDNTREAMVKGLGKLKEVDDTFDKFIPGYSGFKQFNSNFLILRSTYNYLKRVNTEDAEKENAIRAVKESQANNRWHYATWQMKQNLIYEMRHGGAGLGGFSEEDKEDAVITVLKSCRHDMEFEKIVQGLKMGDSKNGREKVDISNLLDFKQQKEFDDLKIKYHYQ